From Candoia aspera isolate rCanAsp1 chromosome 4, rCanAsp1.hap2, whole genome shotgun sequence, a single genomic window includes:
- the MRPL45 gene encoding large ribosomal subunit protein mL45, giving the protein MAASVRLHIAKGVTCLLNAARLAPSSLVIPVRTKKRYRLPPRNFDSLEQQQKQLRAAGIVMPEDKMAQYITITCTRGIFDPYVPPEGDARMSVLSKEGLLQRTEKLRQAAKSYTAIRKVRECDPGFRVKTFAGKALEIFIDAHNNLANFNEEKLHSLVTEHCYPEMVRGNEYKTIRWSFLGSLEPPRVVQVRCPTMLSEDIVYGQVTVRMHIRQILAIYDQFGRLMYGSEQIPKDVLVYVVFEKHLLHKTGQWRLHDKIVPSWAPPKDPLIKTVMSPGPVRTPSEE; this is encoded by the exons ATGGCGGCCTCCGTGCGACTACATATTGCTAAG gggGTAACATGTTTACTGAATGCTGCCCGTTTGGCCCCATCTTCTCTTGTGATCCCAGTGAGGACCAAAAAACGATACAGACTTCCACCTAGGAACTTTGATTCTTTGGAACAGCAGCAAAAGCAGTTAAGGGCTGCAGGCATTGTGATGCCTGAAGATAAGATGGCACAGTATATCACTATTACCTGCACAA GGGGGATCTTTGATCCTTATGTTCCTCCAGAAGGAGATGCCCGCATGTCAGTGTTGTCAAAGGAAGGTCTGTTGCAAAGGACAGAGAAGTTGAGGCAGGCTGCAAAGTCATACACAGC aatccGAAAGGTCAGAGAATGCGATCCTGGCTTCCGCGTCAAAACTTTTGCAGGAAAAGCCCTGGAAATCTTTATCGATGCACATAATAATCTGGCAAA TTTTAACGAAGAGAAGCTTCACTCTCTAGTAACTGAACACTGTTACCCG GAAATGGTACGAGGAAATGAATATAAGACCATCCGGTGGAGTTTTCTGGGGTCATTGGAGCCCCCTCGAGTGGTTCAGGTGCGATGCCCAACTATGCTGAGCGAGGACATTGTGTATGGGCAAGTGACAGTTCGAATGCACATCCGACAG ATTTTGGCTATCTATGACCAGTTTGGGAGGCTGATGTATGGGAGTGAACAGATACCAAAGGATGTTCTGGTGTATGTTGTGTTTGAGAAACATCTGCTACATAAGACTGGCCAGTGGAGGTTACATGACAAGATTGTTCCATCATGGGCTCCTCCAAAAGATCCCCTAATCAAG ACTGTTATGAGCCCAGGACCAGTCCGGACACCTTCAGAAGAGTAA